ATATCACACTATAACAACTAATTACCTTCTTTACACGCACATATCCTTCAATTCTACATCCTCCCGTCAAAGGTGCTGGTCTTTTGGTATTCTGTGTTGAATTATCAGATTTATGAGATTCTATTGGAAGAGGTGCAATCAATCCTTCCATTGTCTGCAAAGAACAGTAACTTCAAATTAGGCCAGGTCTGTTCAACTCCAGTCAATAATACAAGAATACAcatacacacacacatatatatgccaGGATATGCCCCCACAAGTAAATTAGTTGACGGTTCAATTTAAACTACAAAATAGAGATTTTTATACCTTAACCAGGCTTTCTGTGTCTCGATCTCCATAATAGGATTCATGATCATGGTGTCCATGATCGTCTCTGTGACAGTTGGAACATTAAGCAACAAGGTTAAAGATGAAAGTATGGAACCAATAATATAAAATCCAGATTGATGAAAAAACTACATGTCTCTATATGTATTAGAAGACAGGGAGGGGGAAGGGGACGAGATAACTACGATGTCATGTCATATTTAGTAATGAAGCATGGACACCATTTAAATCAGGATCTAGCATTAAAACGTGAATTGAGTCTGCTGTACAACGCCTTCTTTTGGATCAACAAAAATGCGAACATTGAAACATGCTGGGCAGGCCCAAACTAACATGATGTCAAATTCCTCGAACTTCACTCCTTATCGTCTTATTTATTCTATGactctttaaaaatttattcatttcaaCAATCTGAGTTTAATTTTCCTACTTCCAATATTGAGTAGTATTTTTGCCTTGaaaactgaaaaataaattagggaAATCTAATTGACTCAGAAAGGCAAAACAAGAAAGTGAAGAAGTTTAAAAATGAAATCATTTCGACAACAATGGATATATGCTCCAGAACATCAAGTTGCAACTGGTTTTAAGTATTTGAACAAGATTCAGAATTAGGAAACCTAAACTTGCAAAATCAGTCAAGTAAATACTGGTTAAACTAAATTTTCATTAGTAGATATTCAAGTGAATGCAGCAAAGCTGCATGGCAagtaaaaaacaaaagaaaaggtaATTGAAAATGAAAGAGACACTGGTCAAAGGATcatccccattttcagccatcTTAGTTAAGCACATTGTTGAATCTGCATCCATGCATATTGAAATGTAAAATGCAAGAGCAGAATAAATTGTCGGAGTGGGGGAAGGGGTGAACAGCTTTGTAATAGTATGCATAATAATCATTGTCACCTCAGTACAGTTCTACACCTACATAAAGCAAAGAGTTGTAAAAAGTTCTTTGATAATGCATGAAACAGCCATGTGAAAGAGCTTTGATGAAACTACAATTAGATCAATGATATGCAATGGAATTTCCTTAGCACacataacatgcataaagaaaTGTAcacataaaagaaaaagaaaaccatacaaaaaatactaaaaaaaagaaaagaaaagggaaaagtaCAAGAGGAAACAGGAAACATACTTGACATCACTTCCTTTACGAAAAATGCGAATGGATGGATAACCCTGTATGTGATGCCTGAAAATTCATGAAGAGATACATGAAAATGAAAAGGAATATGTGTACAAAATTAACAAACCTTGacagaataataaaaagatgAGCAAGGTAACCCCATAACCTATGCTAAAGCTAAAACAAGTggaaaatattgaaacaaagCCACTATTTGAGAATATAACCAACAAGAGGATGTTAATCAAATGGATTGCAGAATGAACAAACAGTATTAAACCACTGGCAATGCAATCCTTACAAATGGTTCAGTGCtgcaaaaataatcaaattgttGTCTACAAAATCAAAAGTTGAAAGAAAAAAGTTCTAGAAAGTACCTTCTACACAAATCAACTTCTATGGTGCAATCAACCCTCGCCAAAATAATGCGTCCATCTAGTTCTGgatcatatctattaaaaacaATTGGTATGTCAGAATTTGGATAATATACTAACAAATTGAGGTGCTGAATGTATATTCACAGAATACACCCACTCACACTTGTGTTCAAGGAGAAAAACTAAAAGATGTCACAAAGTGAATACCTTTCTCTCATCATGTGAGCAGCAGTTTCCCATGAAGGTTTCTGAAACAAGAAACAATAAACAGTAAGCTAAGGAAACACTACTTAGCTCATAACAGTTTTAATAAAAGatgaattttaaaatgatttaaccAAGCATAACCAAGTAAATATTAACtggttgaaaaaaaataaaaaattatagtttttagAATATATTTTGTGATTTAGTGTGATTATGCCTGTAAATGCCTTTCTTAGTTCATGTCTGACAGTATGTATTTTATACCCAGAGGCTTGAGGGAATATCAAGCAAAAGTTCTCCAGAAATCCTCTTCTTTCCTTTatctttcaataatcataatagcaacaataaaacaaaatacaaataaaattgaatGTCTGATTTCAGAATACAATTGAGCTCACACTCATGCACATGCCTAGCAGCATATAAGTATAGCATATAGGAAATTAACAAGCTTCAAAAAGAAAACTCAAAGGGAAAAGGTTTTCCCAGAAGGATATGGCCAAACTTTAGTCAGTTTTTAACTTGGTTCCAAGTAAAGACTTTGAAGCATGCCAGAGAGCACCCAATCATAAGAGTATAATACAACTAGGCTGGGCCAAAATTAGTAGAAGCCACCAACTCTGATCATTTTTTATGCCTCTTCTGGAAAGTTTAGTTTACAAACCAATAGATACAGGTTAATTAAACTACCTGACCTTTGAAGTCCAATTGAAGGAAAAAAGGACCACAATTTGTGACTAAAGGAACTACACATGAGTTTCCAGAATTAAGAAAAGATCAGGTAATGCAAGCATCTTAGACATGATCAGAAATAGGTAGCACAAAAACTATTGGCTGCAATAGAATTAGTATTagcattaaataaaaaaataaattgttatgaTGCTTAAATCTATAAAAGTAAAGGGCCTACTATCATGGACTAGTagcaatatataaaattaggtTCAGAAAAACACAACCATGTAATCATGCAAACATCATAATGGAGGTGAAAAAATAATCTAACACAACAATAACCTTTGGCATAAAATGGCAAAGCAAAATATTGAGCAATAAATGGATCTAACAGAATTACCAGACGATTACTCCAGTAGCACCAAGGTGCATAAAAGTTGACGACCAAAACTGGGTACCTGAAAAGCATGGACATTGTAACGCATTGGTAAAACAACtcactgaaataaaaaaatactaagagagggagagagatagaaatttgttttttttttcataatgtcCACCAATttgtattattataaattaagtgACTGGTCACTGGATAGGAATTATTGCCCACAAATTAGATTGTTcacttattttaaatataacttaATCTGAtaagttaaattaataataaaatttctttagTCTAGATATTCAAAATTACCAAATTTTATCTCCATCACTTATAATTGCATTTTGGTCAGTTGTTAGTTTAGATTTATAAGCTATAAATTCAAAATGGCTAGTATAATTACATTTGATTGGCCATTTAGTGGATTATAGTTACATGACTTGTGGTTGCCTAATTTTCTAATTTTGCTACCATATTTAGAATTCTAAACTATAAATCtatctaataaaaaaaaggcataatctacttatttttcttttcattaggtttgattctcttttttctttctttttcttatctaAGTGTGTTGAATTTGCTATGGTACAAAATTAAAGGTTTTAGTTGTAAAATACATAAATATGTTATTGAAAGAAAGCAGTAAAAGAATTCATtccaattaaaagaaaagcaaaacCATTTCAAAGGAACCCAATGTGCATGTAAGCATATACTTTAATGGATTACAGCAACAAGAACGATTACACAAATCAGGTGTTCAACATCATAATGGGTTTGTTGCAAACAATGGAAGAACAGTACATGAATCAATGCACATTACAATAACTGCAGAATAAGAAAATCTTACAAAATAAGAACCCTCAACCAATTAGACATGTTTGTAAATAAGAATCAGGTGCCACTTACTGGTGTGCATAATGATCAAAATTACGATCAGTTAGTGACACGGATCCTTCACCAACTTCTCCAACAAATTCATCTCCATGCTTAATGTCATGCAAAACTGGTCCCGAGTGAAACTCAGAGCCCGTGGGCCTTAAATCATGATCTATTGAAAATTTGCGGACTGTTTTGGTTATATTCAACCTGTTCTGAAAAGCAAGAGTACAAAAATCAATTGGTCCAGATCATTATggtaagaaaaaaaatgaacaaAAGAGTATCACTAAGAACATGGTATTGAGAAGCTCAAGTGGATGACAATTTCAAGGATGATGCCAAGTACAATAGGTAGCTGCTGCACACAAAGTCACAAACATACTATTCTCAAGGAAAGCAAATAGGCAACTGTCGCATACTTGCATACTAACAAATAACCAGATCTGAATGCAACACAGCATAGGGTATGAGTAACATGCACCCAAGTATGACACAATGCCTTGGACATCAAGGGCAGTACGATCTCCTATGGCATCAAAATTGAGtagaacatgcaaaaacatccTTAATAAGTGTTGAATCCTACATCGgctgtggaaaggggtaatgtgccccttatatgggccataggcactcctccccttgagctagcttttggggtgagttaggcctgactcaaatttaacatgatatcaaagcctcccatccgatgttgggcctcctATAAATATGTCGCGCATAagtaaaaattctgggcgtgagaggggtgtgttgaatcccatatcagttgtggaaaggggtaacgtGCCCCTTATATAGGCCTTAGCCACTCCTCCCCTTGAGCTAActtttggagtgagttaggcctgacccaaattttaACAATAAGTAAAATTGCACTCCGTGCAAAAGCTAAAGTGAACTAGCAACACAAAGACATTCAGcagaaataacaaaaataatacaagaaattttcaattaattcatttagatttaataaaatgaaGCTGTTGAAAGATTAGATTAGAACTTACAGTTCCCAGCACGTCACTCACATCAACTGATGCAAATTCACATGAAAGGGAAGGAAAGCTTCAAAGGAAATGACAAATTATTAGTCAACCACATTAATAAAAGAACTAACACttacagacaattcacataaataTATACTGAAACGTTACGAAAGCACCTGAAAGACAATGTAAATCATGTCTACAACTACACAGTAAGATGTATTTAATTAAAGGTTGATAATACAGACCAATATTTTGACATAGTGAGGAAACATAAGTGAAAAGCTACTGATAAATAATAGAGGCACCACAATGTGAAAATGCTGAATAATGACTTTAAATATGGAGATTAGGAATGCTAACTTCCTTTCAGCAAATATTTGAGtttaaacttttctttggaAGGACAAATCCCAACTATGTTCTTGATGCCATGGAAGAGGAAGATGTGTTGAACTCTTGCATCTCAAATGATGCAGGCCTACTCATGTTCGAAAGGACGAAGCAAGGTAAGGTTAATAAGATTGCATCTCCAGTAAAGAAAGGGAATGTTGAAGGAAGCCCACACCAATGTAGCCACTAAGGGGGAAGAGAAGTTTGGACTCATCACTGACTGAGACAAACATGGCCACCTTAATTGAAGCATAATTTGGAATGTCGTTTCTGAGAGAAAAACATAGGAGCTGAAATTAGAGCCAATAATACAGTTTCCATGGAAGACAATTTGGAAAAGTGGCGTCCCTTCAGAAGTGGTCTTCCATATCTTGGAAGCAACATGTCAACTGCAAAACTTTGACACACGCACACATAAAAATCCTGCAAAGTTCTCCTTCAATCTAGACATTTTGGGCTCAACCACTCAAATTCAGTGTATATGGTCCCTCTTATTGCACTAGAGATGATGGACACAAGTGTTGGCATCATAAAGTCTCAAAGCTCTGATGTCATCTCAAATAGTAGCAGTGCCTTCTCTTTCACACCAGTAACGACACTTGATCAAACCTGGGTTTTTTTATTACAGTTGAGTTCGCCACAACCATTCAATCTTTCCACCAAACCTGGGTTTTCTCAAATACTCTGTATTTCCTCCCCTCCCATGTTTCTTGATCTTctatcttcattttcttttattttatccttcACTCGCATTTTCCCCCATATTATCCTCTTCTTTTAGGAAAATCAATACAGAAAGAAAGAGGCAATGATGGTCAACGACTATCAGATGGCAGAAAGCATTGTGTGGTTTAACGTTTGTAAGAGCAACAGGCAACTACTAGGATATGCAAGTTTTTCTTAATTCTCTTTCCTCAGCATTCCATTTTGTAGGTTAAgtttttgttttaaataaaacatatttttagTAGTGCTTCAAAAATTGTAAGATGTCATATTTATTGTTTCTTGAATCCCATATATTAGATGTGTTCACGTGAGTCACACCATAGAGTTTAGACTCGATTAatcaaattgaaaatttgaGGAACTTGATTGACTACAAAACAGTTTGATGGCCAAGAAGAGCTTTTGGCTAGATTTTGGGTTTACATATTTAGTTCTTGTTTCCTGTACCCAAACTAGGAGTTTTCATTCACTCAGCTCGGTTCCAAACTAAACcagaaaaaccaaaaaaaagagagaaaactaTAATGCATTTTTTGAGGAACCAAATAGAATAGATCTATAATACaacaaaatcaaattgaaccgaAGTCAGTACGGTTTAGTTAATCGTTTCTTTCCATCTGCAAGCAATTCCTCATTTTTCTTCTCATTTCCCACTTTTCTCAGCTTCTATTTAGATTGAATCTCTACATTCAAATAAAACTCCAaactaaaaactcatttttccaaataaattcataaatttcTATTTTCAAAGCAAAGAAACAAAATCCTAATTTAAAGCAAACAAACTCAAACcttaaaaggaaagaaaatataaatttattaaaaattaaaaaaatggatATACATAAAATCATATCAAAgggaaaaatcaattaattgaaTGACTTGAGGGTGATGTCAATGTTAGAAAGTTCGAGATCACGTGGGTCTAGCCATCTTTATCTAGGCTCTAAGCAAGAGCTTTCCTCCTGAGGGAAATATACTATTGAGAATTTGAGACCTGTTCTTGCAAGGGAAGTCATCAACTCTACATCTATTACATCATTGAGACCATGAAGTGCAAGCTAGCAAGAAGGGAAGGCAGAGAACAGAGGGAGAATGAGAGAAGAAAAAATAGAGAACTAAGTGGGggggaaagagagagagagaaggaaaaGCTTAGTTGGGAAAGGGAAACAAGAAAAAAATGCATAaccttattaaaaatttaaaatagcaGACCTCTTGGCAATATATGCGTTTGGGCTGGACTAAAAGAAAAAGGATGATGACCATCTGGACTAAGTTAGAAGATGAAAATGCAGGCCTACTTATTAAAAGAGCAGGCCTCTTTAACAAGCCAAAACAGTTGGTTGATTTGATTATTGGTTGGTTTTTGGGttaaataacataacataaccaaaCAGAAACCAAATCACATTGCTTTTCTCACCCTAAATCATGCACAATGGTTCCTCCATCTCTCTTCAACTAAGCCCTATTCAGTAACACCAGCTGTTTAGTAGCCCGTAGTTGTTCTGGTAGTGATTGgtcaaatactaaaaaaaaaaagaaataacttCTCATAATCCACTCTCGTACCCTCTAAATACTAGTCAGAATACTAAATAGTACCTTAAAAGTTGTCGCCAAATGGAGcctaagaaagaaaaagaaaattgttaTGTGATAAAATCCCATTGTTCATTGCTCCAACAGCAACAAACTTAGATTTATTGCCTTCACGCCGAAACAAAAATATTGCAACAAAAAGAGACCTAGCAACACATTGTTGATACTTTTCCCCATATGCCTAATCACTTTTCTCCCATCCGCTTacccaataaataaataacaagtgTCATCTAGCAAATTATGACTTGTGACACTTTACCTAAATCCCAATTTACATCAAAGGACTTGACCACAATATTCagataaaagaatttttttataaaatatatacttCAATTAATGTATGTATTTGCATGTAAGGTATAACAGTTACCCACAATCCTAAAGATAATTTCTTGACCTTGCAGCTTATCCTGAAATGATGCCtgagaattataaaataaaacagcCCTATACGCAATCTCAAACAATCATAATTTCAACATCAAGGCTTCATATGCAGAATAATGCATGTATATACACAACTTAAAACAATGCCGACAGAAGCATCATTATTCAACGCAAACATCCAtcaaattacataaaataaaattaccttAGATTAAAATCAATACGTAAGAAGTCCCCATCAGAACTCTTGTCAACAATAATTGATGTAGAGGTGCTAACagttaaataaatattcaattcCTACAAAACAAATCATGATTTACACCTATCACAATAGCATTATTTACATCAAAATAACCATTACTAATATTAATATCACCAAATCATATTGAAGAATGAAAGAATTAACATAGATACAATACAGAAAAAGGTGGTTGAAATTTGAATTAATGCTGATAGTGAAcaaaaagaagatgaagaagaagaatatgAAGGAGGAATAACAGCAATACAACATTTCtcaagaacaaaaaaaaaaccttaaggTATTGGATTCACAATATTAAATGCTACATGAGTCAGAAGCTACTTACCATTCCAAACAAAAACACCATGAAAAGGGCTGCTAGTATGGACAATCCTGCGCCTGATAATGATGCCTCAGTCAAGTCTCTTGGAATTTTCCTGTAGCCCATAAAAGAATGAGTGGCACGTTTTGCTTTTCCATAATATATTGTCATGGGCCACTCACGCAAATTTACTGCACAACTTGATTAAACAATAAAAGGCATAACTAGAAAAAACAAGGATAACACATTCAACATAAAACTTTGCTCTCAAGTTCCATGCCAGGACTCAAGTTTCCTTTACTACAGCAGCTGAAAGAAAAGTGCTGCTCAAGAGATGTGAGCTAAGTGAAGGTTTCTTTCTTTCAATCTTAGGTAAACTGAGGATAGGATCCTAATTTAAAGCCTTCAGTCTCCAGTACAATCTTATCCCATATATTTTGGTCAACCACTGCACTACGGACCTGTTTAGTTTAGctattatatgtaatagatagtagttaCTGATAGGTGATAACTAATAGATGGATTGTAACCGGTATATAGCTGATTATAGCTGATATATATTAGGCATTTGGCAAACTCTTATTGTTCATATGTAAAATGACTACTAAGAGTatgtatcaatttatttttttcaatgaaatatacataaaattattaatttattgtataacatatataataattaaaatataattttgaaaatatatttttttatgaatataaaTATTGTTTCATCCTATTAgatgaatattataattaatttaattattatttataatattttttatatttatttaatatgttttataattaaaaaaaattgatatacaaatttaatttaaaagaacaaattacttttataatcaataaaattttaaaaaccgtATTATAGtctaaataaacaataaaatcagATCAATGACAAATAGCTCTAATTGTGGGACTGATAAAAAATTGCAGCTGATGAGTTATTATAAAAATCTACCAACACTTCAACTATCTATCTGTTGCATCCAACACCTGCACCTAACAATCCT
The genomic region above belongs to Manihot esculenta cultivar AM560-2 chromosome 3, M.esculenta_v8, whole genome shotgun sequence and contains:
- the LOC110612137 gene encoding protein disulfide isomerase-like 5-4 isoform X1 — translated: MISTSKLKSVDFYRKIPRDLTEASLSGAGLSILAALFMVFLFGMELNIYLTVSTSTSIIVDKSSDGDFLRIDFNLSFPSLSCEFASVDVSDVLGTNRLNITKTVRKFSIDHDLRPTGSEFHSGPVLHDIKHGDEFVGEVGEGSVSLTDRNFDHYAHQYPVLVVNFYAPWCYWSNRLKPSWETAAHMMRERYDPELDGRIILARVDCTIEVDLCRRHHIQGYPSIRIFRKGSDVKDDHGHHDHESYYGDRDTESLVKTMEGLIAPLPIESHKSDNSTQNTKRPAPLTGGCRIEGYVRVKKVPGNLIISARSGSHSFDSSLMNMSHVISHLSFGMNVSPQLLNEAKRLMPYIGGSHDKLNGRSFINHRDVDANVTIEHYLQIVKTEVVARRSSREYKLLEEYEYTAHSSLVQSVYIPVAKFHFELSPMQVLITENPRSFSHFITNVCAIIGGVFTVAGILDSILHNTIRMMRKVELGKNF
- the LOC110612137 gene encoding protein disulfide-isomerase 5-4 isoform X2, translated to MISTSKLKSVDFYRKIPRDLTEASLSGAGLSILAALFMVFLFGMELNIYLTVSTSTSIIVDKSSDGDFLRIDFNLSFPSLSCEFASVDVSDVLGTNRLNITKTVRKFSIDHDLRPTGSEFHSGPVLHDIKHGDEFVGEVGEGSVSLTDRNFDHYAHQYPVLVVNFYAPWCYWSNRLKPSWETAAHMMRERYDPELDGRIILARVDCTIEVDLCRRDDHGHHDHESYYGDRDTESLVKTMEGLIAPLPIESHKSDNSTQNTKRPAPLTGGCRIEGYVRVKKVPGNLIISARSGSHSFDSSLMNMSHVISHLSFGMNVSPQLLNEAKRLMPYIGGSHDKLNGRSFINHRDVDANVTIEHYLQIVKTEVVARRSSREYKLLEEYEYTAHSSLVQSVYIPVAKFHFELSPMQVLITENPRSFSHFITNVCAIIGGVFTVAGILDSILHNTIRMMRKVELGKNF